One genomic region from Yersinia canariae encodes:
- a CDS encoding tight adherance operon protein: protein MNRKFILFLSFLIVAVGITGILVNIDNDSNEKASYDLLELNNEKEINIALAQSTRNLPSGTILRGNDYAIKKLLVKESSELVKSNISSSTNINNYLLKENVLANSYLTKDMLVSPASDNFNHLILKKGDVIYKFNLKKQDEYLLDSLNVGGRVSFQLITLEADNRKGMENGTTINKKGINNRQKQNYSLYKIIQNMEIVRIKKYSESELLEVNGKNKKTEEALTGYIEVIINMRDLDLIYLAEASGDIILTPTIGGEDNKSKHLHDTLPELRTIRELRG from the coding sequence ATGAACCGTAAGTTTATTTTATTTCTTTCGTTTTTAATTGTCGCCGTTGGCATCACGGGAATTTTAGTTAACATTGATAATGATAGTAATGAAAAAGCATCCTATGATTTGCTCGAATTGAACAACGAGAAAGAAATAAATATAGCACTAGCACAGTCAACCCGTAACCTTCCTTCAGGAACAATATTAAGAGGGAATGATTACGCCATAAAGAAACTCTTGGTTAAAGAATCAAGTGAATTGGTAAAAAGCAACATATCAAGCAGTACTAATATTAATAACTATTTATTGAAAGAAAATGTTCTCGCCAACTCCTATCTTACAAAAGATATGTTAGTTTCGCCTGCTAGTGATAATTTCAATCATCTTATCTTAAAGAAAGGTGATGTTATCTACAAATTTAATTTAAAAAAGCAAGATGAGTATCTGCTCGATTCATTAAATGTTGGTGGTAGGGTTTCCTTTCAATTGATAACTCTTGAAGCAGACAATAGAAAGGGAATGGAGAATGGCACGACGATCAATAAAAAAGGCATAAACAACAGACAAAAACAGAATTACTCACTCTATAAAATCATCCAAAATATGGAAATAGTAAGAATAAAAAAATACTCAGAAAGCGAATTATTAGAAGTAAATGGTAAAAATAAAAAGACTGAAGAGGCGCTAACGGGTTATATAGAAGTTATCATCAATATGCGGGATCTTGATTTAATCTACTTGGCAGAAGCATCAGGTGACATCATCCTAACTCCCACCATCGGCGGTGAAGATAATAAATCAAAACATCTACATGACACATTACCTGAGTTACGGACAATAAGAGAGTTAAGAGGATGA
- a CDS encoding type II and III secretion system protein family protein: MRTAKLRYLNQNILFLLCVIITCQIAVNRANAKPTYLSTGESSIIKTQEEIDTVFVSVAAIADYELVGKNSIIVYAKQEGTAEFILFNQNHQPINKLVVLVNNTITSAHKRIQLEYPESDIEINKVGDSYILTGTVETEEAKDTIVSIIGEATGSKKTIDIHNKKEIDGNNQYFNTSEYSGIINRIKLPGSNQVNVKLTIAEVTKDFSENIGVDWSTIGNISGSFQFLKLDGLRKFNANDISALVHAINDNSIARVLAEPNLSVLSGESATFLVGGEIPIVNTAQNSTVITYKEFGIKLNIGAKVNEKKRIRIKLDEEVSSIDKVFSIDGGNSYPSFRTRKAATTLELGDGESFILGGLISSSERESLKKIPLIGDIPILGAFFRNAETRKKQTELVVVATVNLVRPISEKEVELPNFMHTSALERFFNFTHIIEIKREKMAKEFLRKGGFIK; encoded by the coding sequence ATGAGAACAGCTAAATTAAGATATTTAAATCAAAACATACTGTTTCTCCTATGTGTGATTATAACATGCCAAATAGCAGTAAACAGAGCAAATGCCAAACCCACTTACTTATCTACTGGTGAATCCTCTATTATTAAAACACAAGAGGAAATAGATACAGTTTTTGTTTCTGTGGCAGCTATTGCTGACTATGAACTAGTAGGAAAAAATAGCATTATTGTGTATGCAAAACAGGAAGGAACAGCAGAGTTTATTCTGTTCAATCAGAACCATCAACCCATAAATAAACTAGTAGTATTAGTCAATAATACTATTACCTCGGCACATAAAAGGATACAGCTTGAATACCCTGAAAGCGACATAGAGATTAATAAGGTAGGAGATAGCTATATTCTGACAGGAACAGTAGAGACCGAAGAGGCAAAAGATACTATTGTCAGTATCATTGGCGAAGCTACCGGAAGTAAAAAAACAATAGATATTCACAACAAAAAAGAAATCGATGGTAATAATCAGTATTTTAATACCTCAGAGTACTCGGGGATAATAAATAGAATAAAGCTACCAGGTTCAAACCAAGTAAATGTAAAACTCACTATTGCCGAAGTAACAAAAGACTTTAGCGAAAATATTGGTGTAGACTGGAGCACTATAGGGAATATTTCAGGTTCATTTCAATTTTTAAAATTAGATGGTTTGAGAAAATTTAATGCAAATGATATTAGCGCATTAGTCCATGCTATTAATGATAATTCTATCGCTCGGGTTTTAGCTGAACCTAACCTCTCCGTATTATCTGGGGAGAGTGCTACATTTTTAGTTGGCGGGGAAATACCCATTGTTAATACCGCACAAAATAGCACAGTAATTACTTATAAAGAATTTGGCATAAAACTAAACATCGGAGCCAAAGTCAATGAGAAAAAACGGATCCGAATTAAGCTGGATGAAGAAGTGAGCAGTATAGATAAAGTATTTAGTATCGATGGAGGAAATTCGTATCCTTCATTCAGGACACGAAAAGCGGCAACAACCTTAGAACTAGGTGATGGTGAAAGCTTTATTCTTGGCGGGCTTATCAGTAGCTCAGAAAGAGAATCACTGAAAAAAATTCCATTGATTGGTGATATCCCTATATTAGGCGCTTTCTTTCGCAATGCAGAGACACGGAAAAAACAAACTGAATTAGTGGTCGTCGCAACCGTGAATTTAGTGAGACCCATTTCAGAGAAAGAAGTAGAGCTACCCAATTTCATGCATACCTCAGCACTTGAGCGTTTTTTTAATTTTACTCATATCATAGAAATAAAAAGAGAGAAGATGGCTAAAGAATTCCTACGCAAAGGAGGATTTATCAAATGA
- a CDS encoding pilus assembly protein CpaE: MQLILNKELINRKDSKIKKNIVIMSTRKWVIEEISEKIRLADMNDIKEMDKDIFNISDINIPEQTVGFIIDIGHNENIDKTLSLIKSNTPRDCWCVLVGDIDSISVAQKFTEHGVLYLNLQSQSVELTQHLLKGIPIEAERKAFFISILGCKGGIGTTLLSYHFSCEVTQIKKSPTLLLQGNQGSQDLDLVTEKKMTSEVNECHKNIDIMLCKENELSDINTQIGRKHNYIVFDQPIHSLSKEKLTRYIEQSDCIIILLDNSMTSVRVAKEFIDIYDRFKRDNKQATRLIICLNESRPITKNMLDTADVQTLLGRKIDTQIPYIFKTKESLIDQDYFGRNKIKIKNLAKNTLGINTHFHNNGKSWINKITTSLKLKER; this comes from the coding sequence ATGCAATTAATTCTCAATAAGGAACTCATCAATAGAAAAGACAGTAAAATAAAAAAAAATATTGTGATTATGTCTACACGAAAATGGGTAATAGAGGAGATATCAGAAAAAATACGTCTGGCTGATATGAACGATATTAAAGAAATGGATAAAGATATTTTTAATATTTCGGATATAAATATCCCAGAACAAACTGTCGGGTTTATTATTGATATCGGTCATAATGAAAACATTGACAAAACATTAAGTTTAATAAAAAGTAATACTCCACGAGACTGCTGGTGTGTATTAGTCGGTGATATAGACTCAATCAGTGTCGCCCAAAAATTTACTGAGCATGGGGTATTATACTTAAACTTACAATCACAGTCAGTTGAGTTAACACAACACTTGCTAAAAGGCATTCCCATTGAAGCAGAAAGGAAAGCTTTTTTTATCAGTATACTAGGATGTAAAGGAGGGATTGGTACCACACTACTTAGCTATCATTTTTCTTGTGAAGTAACTCAAATAAAAAAATCGCCCACTTTATTACTACAAGGCAATCAAGGATCTCAAGATCTTGATCTTGTCACAGAGAAAAAAATGACATCAGAGGTAAATGAATGTCATAAAAATATAGATATCATGTTGTGTAAAGAGAATGAGTTAAGTGATATTAATACTCAGATAGGTAGAAAGCACAATTACATTGTATTCGACCAGCCTATCCATAGTTTATCAAAAGAAAAATTAACGAGATATATTGAACAATCAGATTGCATCATTATATTACTCGACAATAGCATGACCTCAGTTCGTGTTGCTAAAGAATTTATTGATATTTATGACCGTTTTAAACGAGATAACAAACAAGCCACCCGATTAATCATTTGTTTGAATGAAAGTCGGCCTATAACAAAGAATATGTTAGATACCGCTGATGTACAAACTTTATTAGGTCGTAAGATTGATACGCAAATACCTTATATATTTAAAACAAAAGAATCATTAATTGATCAAGACTATTTTGGCAGAAATAAAATAAAAATAAAAAATTTAGCAAAAAACACATTGGGTATAAATACTCACTTCCACAATAATGGAAAGTCATGGATAAACAAGATAACAACATCACTAAAACTAAAGGAAAGGTAA
- a CDS encoding CpaF family protein → MKVPLSTQELIRERMLANIDIDKIEHLVDDYSKLSELLSQTLDDLFNKNDYKLTTQDQKKMITMIADEITGFGPLRELMEDDSISDIMVNGPEKIFIERYGKITLTSRRFINNAQLTDMAKRLMQRANRRIDESRPLADARLIDGSRINVAISPITLDGTVLSIRKFSNNKRKLEDLVDMGTMSSAMANFLIIAASCRVNIIISGGTGSGKTTLLNALSMYISENERVITLEDAAELNLEQPHVVRMETRLAGLENTGQITMRDLVINSLRMRPDRIIIGECRGEETFEMLQAMNTGHNGSMSTLHANSPRDAVARLESMIMMGPVNMPILTIRRNIASAINLIVQVSRMNDGSRKICQISEIMGMEGDNVVLQDIFSFKPIKEREREGKIQGSFINYGLLSRSSVRINADIYNLSNELNGIFSLVEK, encoded by the coding sequence GTGAAGGTACCATTGAGCACGCAAGAATTAATTAGAGAGAGAATGCTGGCCAATATTGACATAGATAAGATTGAACATCTGGTTGATGATTATAGCAAGCTAAGCGAATTACTTTCACAAACTCTTGATGATTTATTTAATAAAAATGATTATAAATTAACCACCCAAGATCAGAAGAAAATGATTACCATGATTGCGGACGAAATTACTGGATTTGGCCCATTAAGAGAACTGATGGAAGACGACTCTATTAGTGACATTATGGTTAACGGCCCAGAAAAAATATTTATTGAACGCTATGGAAAGATAACCTTAACCTCTCGCCGTTTTATTAATAATGCTCAATTGACTGATATGGCCAAACGTTTGATGCAACGTGCCAATCGGCGTATTGATGAAAGTCGTCCACTGGCGGATGCGCGTTTAATTGATGGTAGTCGCATCAATGTGGCAATAAGTCCTATTACATTAGACGGAACTGTACTTTCCATTCGAAAATTTAGTAACAATAAACGAAAATTGGAAGACTTAGTCGATATGGGTACCATGAGTAGCGCTATGGCTAATTTTCTCATTATTGCTGCCAGTTGCCGGGTTAATATTATTATCTCTGGTGGAACAGGATCAGGGAAGACAACATTACTTAATGCTCTCTCAATGTATATATCTGAAAATGAGAGGGTAATTACCTTAGAAGATGCAGCTGAACTCAATCTTGAACAGCCACATGTAGTGCGAATGGAAACACGACTTGCCGGGCTGGAAAATACCGGGCAGATCACGATGCGAGACTTAGTCATTAACTCACTGCGTATGCGCCCTGATCGGATTATTATTGGAGAGTGCCGAGGCGAAGAAACTTTTGAAATGCTTCAGGCAATGAACACGGGCCACAATGGTTCGATGTCAACACTGCATGCTAATTCCCCTCGAGATGCAGTTGCCAGGCTCGAAAGTATGATTATGATGGGACCCGTTAATATGCCTATATTAACTATTCGCCGTAATATAGCCTCGGCAATCAACCTTATTGTCCAGGTTTCGCGGATGAATGACGGCTCACGAAAAATATGTCAAATCAGTGAAATTATGGGGATGGAAGGCGATAATGTTGTCTTACAAGATATTTTTTCATTTAAACCTATTAAAGAGCGGGAGCGAGAAGGGAAAATTCAAGGGAGTTTCATCAATTATGGTTTACTGAGCCGTTC